Part of the Caulobacter sp. SL161 genome is shown below.
GACCAGCAGCACGCCGGCGTAATGGACCGCGCCCCAAAGGCCGCCTGGACGACCCGGACGCACGAAGCGGGCGGACCGGCGCGGCGCGGCGAACGGCTGGGTCATGGCGAAGTCGGTCATGTCGTCGTCCCTCATCTGATGCAGACGACCTTGGCTGGACCATACGCCAGAAACGGACGTATTGAACTTGCCGCGCTGCGCCCGCATTTCAGCGATGTCGATTGAAGAGGATTCCATGGCCAAGACCGTCAGCATCAACATTCCCCACCAGCTGGGCGCGGCCGAGGCCAAACGGCGCCTGGAAGAAGGCCTCTCGCAACTGGCCGGCCAGATCCCCGGCGGCGACGCGGCGCGCTTTTCCCAGAGCTGGGCGGGCGACGTGCTGAACTTCTCGGCCGTGGCCATGGGCCAGACGATCACCGGCGTGGTCCAGGTGCTGGATGACCATGCGCGCCTGGACCTCTCCCTGCCCGGCCTGCTGGGCATGGCCGCCGGCAAGATCAAGGACGAGCTGAGCCGGCGCGGGCAGCTGCTGCTGAAGTAGCCCGGCTAAAGCCGCCGCGAATCGAAGTCGTGGCGGCCGAGACTCTCGAACCGGCCCTCCTCGGCCTTGTTGATGTACTGCGCGGCGACCAGCCAGCTCTTAACCGGGCGCAGGGTCGCCAGGCACCCCAGCAGGAAGCCGGGGAACACCGTGACCAGATGCACCCACATCGGCGGGCGATAGACGACCTCGACCCAGGCGAAGACGGCGGTCACCAGGATGCCGACGCCGCTCATCACAAAGAACGCGGGACCATCGGCGGGATCGGCAAAGCCATAGTCCAGGCCGCAGCGCTCGCAGGCCGGCGCCAGCTTCAGGAAACCCTGGAAGAGCTTACCCTCGCCACAGCGGGGACAGCAGCATTTCAGGCCGGCCCGGATCGGGGTCGGAGCGTTGGGATAGCTGGCCTCGGCCATGAAAAGCCCTTCCTACAATCGCGCGATTGATCCATACATTTCGCATTCAATGTATGGATATGCCGCCATGCCCGCAACTAAGGGATCGCCGAATCCAGCCGCCGCGTGGCTGCGGCGCGTGGAAGCGTTCGATGGCCCGGCCTACCGACGGATCGCCCTGGCGCTGGAGGCGGCGGTGGCCGAGGGCGAGCTGCAGGCCGGCGACCAGATCCCCGCCCAGCGCGAGATCGCGCGACTGATCGGCGTGGATTTCACCACCGTGACCCGCGCCTACAGCCTGGCCCGCGAGCGCGGCCTGGTCGAAGGAACCGCCGGTCGCGGCACATTTATCCGCTTACGGATCAATGAAGACGAGGCCGGCCTCATCGACCTCTCGATGAACCTGCCGCCCCCCCCGCAGGGACTGAATCTGGCGGGTCTTCTGCAGGACGCCACCCGCGCCATCCTGGCGCGGACGGAACCGGCCACCCTGATGGCCTATCACCCGGGAGCCGGCTCGCTGGCCCAGCGCAGCGCGGGCGCGGCGTGGCTGGCGCCGACCCTGGGCCCGGTCGATCCGGGGCGCGTGGTTGTGACGGGCGGCGCCCAGACCGCCCTGTCGGCCCTGCTGGATCACCTGACCGCGCTCGGCGATACGATCATCGTCGAGGCCTTCACCTATCCGGGCCTGCTGGTGACCGCGCGGCGACGAGGCCTGACCCTGGTGGCCTGCCCGCTCGACGACGAAGGCCTGCAGCCCGAGGCGCTGGCGCAGCTTGTGGCGCAGCATGGCCCGCGCCTGATCTGCTGCACTCCAACGTTCCAGAATCCGACCGCCGCCACGATGAGCCCCGCGCGTCGCGCCGCCGTGATCGAGATCGCGCGGGCGGCCGGCGTGACCATCCTCGAGGACGACGCCTATGGGCTGTTGCCGGCCCCGCCCGCCCCCGCCCTGGCCGCGCTGTGGCCCGAAGGGGTCTACCACGTGGCCACCACCGCCAAGGCGCTCTCGCCGGGCCTGCGCCTGGCCTATGTCGTGGCCCCGCCCGGACGCGCCGAGGGCTTCGCCCAGGCGCTGCATGCGATCGCCCAGATGCCGGCGCCGCTGATGGCGGGGATCGTCACCCAATGGATCCGCGACGGCGTAGCGGCCAAGGTTCTGGCGGGCGTGCGGTCCGAGACTACGGCGCGCCGGGCCCTGGCGGCGAACCTGCTGCCGCGCGCGGTCGGCGGCGCCGAAAGTCTGCATGTCTGGCTGGCGGACGCGGAAGCGCCGGCGGCGGCGCGCGAGCGGGGCCTGGCGCTGGTAGGGGCGGACGCGTTTCGGGCGCCCGGCGTTACCGGTGAAGGCCTGCGAGTATCCTTGGGCGCGACGGCCAAGCGCGCCGCGTTGACGCAGGGTTTGAAGGCGCTCGCGACGCTGAGCGCCCCCTAGAAGCCGTCGTCGTCCTCGGCCTCGGTCCCGTCCGCCTCGCCGCCCATGGCGTTCTCGAGGCTGTCGATGATGTCGTCCATCTGGTCGGGCGTGATCGAGACGTAGAGCGACTCGCCGCCGATGGCCGAGACCAGCAGACGGTAGCCGTCCTCGGTCTCCTGCAGGCTGAACGATTGGAGCGGCAGGAGCTTGGCCATGGGGGATCCTTCCCGAGAGAGCGTGGGCCGAGAGAACGAGGCGCTCATCTAGAGAAGCACAGGGCTTACTTCAACGCGCCTTTGCGCAGCATCGCCACATGGGTGGCGATCAGTTGCTCGCGGTCCACCCAGGGAAACTCCGGGCGCGCGATCAGCAGCGACACCAGGCCGTGCAGACCCGCCCACAGCGACTGGGTTGCGGCGACGGCGTCATCGCTGACCGTTTCGCCGCGGGCGTGGAACTGGGCCACGATCTCGGCGAACACCGCGAAAACCGCCTGACCCGCGATCATGGGCCGGCCACCGGTCTTTTCCAGGAACGAGCCATCGACGCTCTTTTCCAGCATGAAGGCCACCCGATAAGCATCCGGGTGGTCGAGGCCGAAGTCGATATAGACGCGCAGGCAGCGCTCGAAGTTCTCGGCCGTGGGCGTGTAGCCGACGCGCGCCTCTTCCATGCGCTGACCCAGGATGGCGAAGGCCCGCACGCAGAGCTCGGCGGCGATGTCGTCCTTGGTGGCGAAATAGGCGTAGAGCGCCGGTTGCGAGATCCCCGCGATCTCGGCGATCTGCCGGGTCGAGACGGCCTGAACGCCCTTCTGACTGAACAGGGTCAACGCCGCGTCGAGAATCTCCTCGCGGCGCTCGCCCCCATGGCCCTTGGGCTTTCGGGGCGAACGGGTCTTGGGTGACTTCATGCAAAACGTCCTAGGCTTCGTCACGCCAGCTTGACAATACGATGTTATCAATCACTGATAACTTATCGCTGATTGATTTGGAACAGCTTATGTGGCGGACCCCGCTCCCTCCCCTGGCGGCCCTCCTCCTGGCGGCGACGTTGAGCGCCTGTGGCGGCAAGACCGAAACCGATGCTCCGGCCCCGCCGACGCCGGTCGAGGCTGCTCGCGTCGCCGCCCCTGACGCCGCCGGCGTCGTGGCAGGCGCCGGGACGCTGGAGCGTCGCCGCGAGATGGCGCTGTCGTTCCGGATCCCCGGCGTGCTGACGACCATGAAGATCGAGGCCGGCGACAATGTCCGGGCCGGTCAACTCATCGCCGCCATCGACCCGGCCGGCGTCGACGCCCGCCAGCAACAGACGCAGGCCGATCTTGAGCGCGTGCGTCGAGACCTCGAGCGCGACAAAGTGCTGTTCGAAAAGGGCTATGTCAGCCGTCAGCGTATCGATGACCGGACCAGCACGCTGAAGTCGGCCCAGGCCGCCTATGACGCCGCCCGCTTCGACCGGCGCTGGGCCAATCTGGTTTCGCCAGTCTCGGGCGTCGTGCTGGAGCGCCGCGCCCAGGCGGGCGAGGTGGTCGGCGCCGGCCAGGTGGTGGCGCGGGTCGCCGACCTGACCAGCCCGCTCGTGCTGCGCCTGCCTCTGGCGGCCCGCGACGCGGCCCGCATCCGGGTCGGCGATCCCGCCACGGTCAAGGTCGATGAGATCGGCGAGACCACCCTGAACGGACGCGTCACTCGGGTGGGCGAGGCCGCCGACACCCGCACCGGCGCGATCCTGGTCGAGATCGAGCTTTCCGCGCCGCCCTCGGCCTTGCGCAGCGGTCAGGTGGCCCACGCCACGCTGAGCGTCCGCGCCGCGCCCGGCGTCGTCACGACCTATGCCCGCGTGCCCGCCGAAGCGGTGCTGGAGGCCAATGGCCAGCGCGCCTTCGTCTTCCGCGTCGACGGCGGCAAGGCCCGGCGCACGGCCGTAGGCTTTGGCGGCTTCGACGGCGACGACGCCTTGGTCTCGGGCCTGCCGAACGGCGCCCAGGTCATCACCGCCGGCGCCGGCTTCGTCTCCGACGGCGAGAGTGTGGCCGTCGTCGATCCCACCCGGCTGGGGCGCTAGGCCGTGAAGTTCGACCTCTCGACCTTCGCGGTCCGCCGCTGGCAGTTCACGCTGGTGGCCTTTGGCCTGCTGGTGATGCTGGGCATCAACGCCTTCACCAGCATTCCGCGCTCGGAAGATCCGCACTTCCCGATCCCGATCGTCATCGTCAGAGCCGTCCTACCCGGCGCCGAGCCATCGGAGATGGAGCAGCTGGTCGTCGATCCCATCGAGGACGCCGTCGATGGTCTCGACAACATCGAAAAGGTCGAGTCTGTCAGTCTGGACGGCGCGGCCGTCGTCTCGGTGCACTTCACCTGGGACGTCGATCCTGAGCGCAAGTACGACCAGGTCGTGCGCGAGGTGAACGCGATCCGGGGCAACCTGCCTGCAGGCCTGGCCCGCCTCGACATCCAGCGCGCCCGCACCACCGAGGTGTCGGTCGTGCAGGTGGCCCTGACCAGCGACACCCTGCCGATGCGCCGCCTGGAGAAGGTGGCCGACCGCCTGCGCGAACGGCTGGACCGCGTGCCCGGCGTGCGCGAGGACCACTACTGGGGCGCGCCGCCGTCAGACGTGCAGGTCACGCTGGATCTGGCCCGGCTGTCGGCCCTGAAACTGCCCGCCACCGCCGTGACCGACGCCCTGCGCGCGGCCGGGGCGGAAGCGCCGATTGGCGCGGTTCAAGCCGGAGAGCGGCGTTTCAACGTCAAGTCCGGCGGCGCCTTCCGCGACTTGAAGACCATCGGCGACACGCCGGTGCGCTCGATCGGCGGCAAGGTGGTGCGCGTCTCGGACGTCGCCACCATCGCCTGGGCCCAGCAGGAGCCCACCCACGTCGCCCGCTTCAACGGCAAGCGGGCCGTGTTCGTCACCGTCAAGCAGAAGGACGGTCAGGACGTCGCCAAGATCACCCAGGAGGTGCGCAAGGTCCTCGACGAGTACGAGCGCGCCCTGCCCGCCGGGGTGAAGCTGGAGCGCGCCTTCTTCCAGGCCGAGAACGTCAAGCATCGCCTCAAGAACCTGTTCCGCGACTTTGGCATCGCGCTCGTCCTGGTGCTGATCACCCTGCTACCGCTGGGCCCCCGCGCCGGCGTGGTGGTGATGGTGTCGATCCCGCTCAGCCTGCTGATCGGCCTGTCGCTGCTGCAGGCGTTCGGCTTCACCCTGAACCAGCTGTCGATCGCCGGTTTCGTGCTGTCGCTGGGCCTCTTGGTCGACGACAGTATCGTCATCACCGAAAACATCGCCCGGCGTATCCGCGAGGGCGAGGAACGCACCGAGGCGGCCGTCAACGGCGCGCGCCAGATCGGTCTGGCGGTCGTGGGCTGCACGGCGACGCTGATGCTGGCCTTCCTGCCACTGATGGCCCTGCCCGCCGGCTCGGGCGCCTACATCAAGTCGCTGCCGGTGACGGTCCAGCTGTGCACGGTGGGCGCATCGCTGCTGGTGTCGCTGACCATCATCCCGTTCCTGGCCAGCCGGATCCTCGACAAGCACTCCGACCCGGAAGGCAACGCCCTGCTACGGGCCGTGAACGGCGGCATCCAACGCTTCTACCGCCCTGTCCTGCACACCTCGCTGGCGCGGCCCTGGCTGGCCCTGGCGCTGATGCTGGCCCTGTGCGCCACCACCGTACCGCTGTTGAAGGTGATCGGCAGCTCGCTGTTCCCGCCGGCCGAGACGCCCCAGTTCCTGATCCGGATCGAGACGCCCGACGGCGCCTCCCTGGCCCGCACCGACCAGGCCCTGCGCTTCGTCGACGCGCGTCTGGCCAAGGAGCCCGACATCCTCTGGCGCGCCAGCAATCTGGGCCGCGGCAATCCGCAGATCTTCTACAACAAGAGCCAGCGCGAAAGCTCCAACAGCTTCGCCGAGGTCTATGCCAGCCTCGAAGCCTGGAAGCCCGGCCAGAGCGAAAAAGGTGCTGGATAGCCTGCGGGCTGACTTCGCCAAGTATCCCGGCGCGCGCATCACCGTGGTGGCCTTCGAAAATGGCCCGCCGATCGACGCGCCGATCGCCATCCGCATCACCGGCCAGAACCTCGACGTGCTGAAGGCCCTGGCCGCGCGGACCGAGGCGGTGCTCAAGGACACGCCCGGCGCGCGCGACGTCAGCAACCCGATGCGCCTGGACCGTACGGACCTTGATCTCGGCGTCGACGAGGCCAAGGCTGCCGCCCTGGGCGTGCCGGCCGGCGCGGCTCGCCGCGTGACCCGCCTGGCGCTGTCGGGCGAAGAGGCCGCGCGTTTCCGCGATCCCGACGGCGACGACTACGCCGTGCGGGTGCGCCTGCCGACGGCGCAGGTGGACGGGGCGGCGCGCAATCCGCTGTCGGCCCTGAACGGCGTCTATGTCCCCACCGCCGAGGGCGAGGCCGCGCCGCTGGGCGCGATCGCCACCCCGACCTTGCGGTCCAGCCCCGCCCGCATCGACCGCTTCGACCGTGAGCGGACGGTCACGGTGACCAGCTATGTCGCGACCGGCTATCTGACGGCCAAGGTGACCGAGGATGTCGTTCAGCGCCTGGAGAAGGACGTTCCCATGCCGCCGGGCTATCGCCTGTCGCTGGGCGGCCAAGCCGAGGCGCAGTCGGAGAGCTTCGCAGGCCTCGGCGCGGCGGTGCTGGTGGCGATCTTCGGCATCCTGGCGGTGCTGGTCCTGGAGTTCCAGAAGTTCAAGACCGCCCTGGTGGTCGCCGGCATCATCCCGTTCGGTGTGTTCGGCGCGGTGCTGGCCCTGGCCCTGACCGGCAACTCGCTGTCGTTCACCGCCACGATCGGCCTGATTGCGCTCATCGGCATCGAGATCAAGAACTCGATCCTGCTGGTCGACTTCACCGAGCAGCTGCGGCGCGAGGGCATGAACCTGCACGACGCCATCGAGAAGGCCGGCGAGGTCCGCTTCCTGCCCGTGCTGCTGACCTCGGTGACGGCGATCGGCGGCCTGCTGCCGCTAGCCCTTGAGCGCTCGGGCCTCTACTCGCCGCTGGCCATCGCCATCATCGGCGGCCTGATCACCAGCACCCTGCTGAGCCGCGTGGCGACGCCGGTGATGTACTGGCTGACGGCGCGGGGGAAGGCGGAGGCGGTTTGATGCAAATCCTCCCCCTGAAGGGGGAGGTGTCGGCTCGAAGAGACGACGGAGGGGGAAGAGGCAGGGTCGGCATGAGTTCCCCCTCCGCCCGCTTTGCGGACACCTCCCCCGCTAGGGGGAGGATTTGCGGCATCGCTATTGCCTATTATACGATCGTATAGCAACACTCTCCCCATCCTGAGGGGGAGCACATCATGGCGGTCACCCAGACCCGCGACGCGGTCATTATCGGCGGAGGCCACAACGGCCTGGTCTGCGCCTTCTACCTGGCCAAGGCGGGCTTAAAGGTCACGGTCTGCGAGGCGCGGGGCGTCGTGGGCGGCGCGGCGGTGACCGAGGAGTTCCACCCCGGTTTCCGCAACTCGGTGGCTAGCTACACGGTTAGTCTGCTGAACCCGCGCGTGATCGCCGACATGGGCCTGCGCGAGCTGGGCCTGACCTTCCTGGAACGGCCGATCTCGAACTTCCTGCCAATTAGCGACGAGAAGTACATCAAGCTGGGCGGCGGCCTGGAGCGCACCCAGGAGGAGTTCCGCAAGTACAGCCGGCGCGACGCCGAGGTGCTACCTGCCTACTACGCCATGCTGGACGAGATCGGCGACATCCTGCGCGATCTGGCCCAGGAAACCCCGCCGAACCTCGGCGATGGTCTGCCCGGCCTGCTGCGCGCGCTGCGTCAGGGCGGCCGGCTGGCCTTCCTGTCGCGTCAACGCAAGCGCGACCTGCTGGACCTGTTCACCAAGAGCGCCCGCGACGTGCTGGACGGCTGGTTCGAGAGCGAGCCGGTCAAGGCCGCCTTCGGCTTCGACG
Proteins encoded:
- a CDS encoding aminotransferase-like domain-containing protein, whose translation is MKSPSYNRAIDPYISHSMYGYAAMPATKGSPNPAAAWLRRVEAFDGPAYRRIALALEAAVAEGELQAGDQIPAQREIARLIGVDFTTVTRAYSLARERGLVEGTAGRGTFIRLRINEDEAGLIDLSMNLPPPPQGLNLAGLLQDATRAILARTEPATLMAYHPGAGSLAQRSAGAAWLAPTLGPVDPGRVVVTGGAQTALSALLDHLTALGDTIIVEAFTYPGLLVTARRRGLTLVACPLDDEGLQPEALAQLVAQHGPRLICCTPTFQNPTAATMSPARRAAVIEIARAAGVTILEDDAYGLLPAPPAPALAALWPEGVYHVATTAKALSPGLRLAYVVAPPGRAEGFAQALHAIAQMPAPLMAGIVTQWIRDGVAAKVLAGVRSETTARRALAANLLPRAVGGAESLHVWLADAEAPAAARERGLALVGADAFRAPGVTGEGLRVSLGATAKRAALTQGLKALATLSAP
- a CDS encoding efflux RND transporter periplasmic adaptor subunit — translated: MEQLMWRTPLPPLAALLLAATLSACGGKTETDAPAPPTPVEAARVAAPDAAGVVAGAGTLERRREMALSFRIPGVLTTMKIEAGDNVRAGQLIAAIDPAGVDARQQQTQADLERVRRDLERDKVLFEKGYVSRQRIDDRTSTLKSAQAAYDAARFDRRWANLVSPVSGVVLERRAQAGEVVGAGQVVARVADLTSPLVLRLPLAARDAARIRVGDPATVKVDEIGETTLNGRVTRVGEAADTRTGAILVEIELSAPPSALRSGQVAHATLSVRAAPGVVTTYARVPAEAVLEANGQRAFVFRVDGGKARRTAVGFGGFDGDDALVSGLPNGAQVITAGAGFVSDGESVAVVDPTRLGR
- a CDS encoding polyhydroxyalkanoic acid system family protein, with product MAKTVSINIPHQLGAAEAKRRLEEGLSQLAGQIPGGDAARFSQSWAGDVLNFSAVAMGQTITGVVQVLDDHARLDLSLPGLLGMAAGKIKDELSRRGQLLLK
- a CDS encoding DUF983 domain-containing protein codes for the protein MAEASYPNAPTPIRAGLKCCCPRCGEGKLFQGFLKLAPACERCGLDYGFADPADGPAFFVMSGVGILVTAVFAWVEVVYRPPMWVHLVTVFPGFLLGCLATLRPVKSWLVAAQYINKAEEGRFESLGRHDFDSRRL
- a CDS encoding TetR/AcrR family transcriptional regulator codes for the protein MKSPKTRSPRKPKGHGGERREEILDAALTLFSQKGVQAVSTRQIAEIAGISQPALYAYFATKDDIAAELCVRAFAILGQRMEEARVGYTPTAENFERCLRVYIDFGLDHPDAYRVAFMLEKSVDGSFLEKTGGRPMIAGQAVFAVFAEIVAQFHARGETVSDDAVAATQSLWAGLHGLVSLLIARPEFPWVDREQLIATHVAMLRKGALK
- the didA gene encoding DNA damage-induced SOS-independent cell division inhibitor A, translating into MTDFAMTQPFAAPRRSARFVRPGRPGGLWGAVHYAGVLLVWLMLFVVDRPLALKVMAERRADSPIPRHWGW